In Desulfovibrio oxyclinae DSM 11498, a single genomic region encodes these proteins:
- a CDS encoding uracil-xanthine permease family protein, which produces MSVHSTQYTFRLKDAFLGAQMLFVAFGALVLVPLLTGLNPNVALFTAGLGTLAFQIITRGRIPVFLASSFAFIAPIIYGVETWGIPATLSGLAAAGVFYIILSFLIRIFGVEALRRVLPPVVTGPVIMVIGLVLAPVAVSMALGKTGDGSAVLVVEWKALIISLSALCTTILVSLLGRGWFKLIPILCGITVGYLSSLFLGVVDFSPISEAAWFAVPSFVMPEFSWKAIMFIVPVAIAPAIEHFGDVLAIGCVTGRDYVKDPGVHRTMLGDGVATSIASVLGGPPNTTYSEVSGAVALTKVFNPAIMTWAAIAAILLAFVSKLGAFLSTIPVPVMGGIMVLLFGAIMVVGMNTLVKAGHDLLEPRNLAIVAVIVIFGVGGMSLPFGGEFRLGGIGLAGVVGVILNLVLPCKDCSEPLPAEKEECKTE; this is translated from the coding sequence ATGAGTGTTCATTCCACGCAGTACACATTCAGGCTCAAAGACGCGTTCCTCGGGGCGCAGATGCTCTTTGTGGCCTTCGGCGCGCTGGTTCTCGTGCCGCTGCTCACCGGCCTGAATCCCAACGTGGCCCTGTTCACGGCCGGGCTGGGAACCCTGGCCTTCCAGATCATCACCAGAGGTCGCATCCCGGTGTTTCTGGCTTCGTCCTTCGCCTTCATCGCGCCTATCATCTATGGCGTGGAGACCTGGGGCATCCCCGCGACCCTGTCCGGCCTCGCCGCAGCGGGCGTGTTCTACATCATCCTGAGTTTTCTCATTCGCATCTTCGGCGTCGAGGCGTTGCGTCGGGTGCTGCCGCCCGTGGTCACCGGCCCGGTGATCATGGTTATCGGACTCGTGCTGGCTCCTGTTGCCGTGTCCATGGCGCTCGGCAAGACCGGCGACGGTTCCGCGGTGCTCGTGGTCGAATGGAAGGCGCTCATCATCTCCCTCAGCGCCCTGTGCACGACCATCCTCGTCTCCCTTCTCGGACGCGGCTGGTTCAAGCTCATACCCATTCTCTGCGGCATCACCGTCGGATATCTGTCCTCCCTCTTTCTCGGAGTGGTTGACTTCTCCCCCATTTCCGAAGCCGCATGGTTCGCGGTTCCCAGCTTCGTGATGCCCGAGTTCAGCTGGAAGGCCATCATGTTCATCGTGCCCGTGGCCATCGCGCCCGCCATCGAACACTTTGGCGACGTGCTTGCCATCGGCTGCGTCACCGGCCGCGATTACGTGAAGGATCCGGGCGTGCACCGTACCATGCTGGGCGACGGCGTGGCCACCTCCATCGCTTCCGTACTCGGCGGACCGCCGAACACTACGTACTCCGAAGTCTCCGGCGCCGTGGCGCTGACCAAGGTCTTCAACCCGGCCATCATGACCTGGGCCGCCATCGCGGCCATCCTGCTGGCCTTCGTGTCCAAGCTCGGCGCATTCCTGTCCACCATTCCGGTCCCGGTCATGGGCGGCATCATGGTGCTGCTGTTCGGCGCCATCATGGTCGTGGGCATGAACACGCTGGTCAAGGCGGGGCACGACCTGCTCGAACCGCGCAACCTTGCCATCGTGGCGGTCATTGTCATCTTCGGCGTGGGCGGCATGTCCCTGCCGTTCGGCGGTGAGTTCCGTCTCGGCGGCATCGGCCTTGCCGGTGTGGTCGGCGTGATCCTGAACCTTGTCCTGCCGTGCAAGGACTGCAGCGAGCCTC